A single window of Streptomyces griseoviridis DNA harbors:
- a CDS encoding MbtH family protein — MANPFDDENGVFRVLVNDEGQYSLWPDFAPVPAGWNDVHGPDTRAACLDHIERNWTDMRPRGLAEAMRGTGA; from the coding sequence ATGGCCAACCCCTTCGACGACGAGAACGGCGTCTTCCGCGTGCTGGTCAACGACGAGGGCCAGTACTCGCTGTGGCCGGACTTCGCGCCCGTCCCGGCCGGCTGGAACGACGTCCACGGCCCCGACACCCGGGCCGCCTGCCTCGATCACATCGAGCGGAACTGGACGGACATGCGCCCGCGCGGCCTCGCCGAGGCGATGCGCGGGACCGGGGCGTGA
- a CDS encoding (2,3-dihydroxybenzoyl)adenylate synthase, whose translation MLDGWVPWPEPFARRYRDAGYWEGRPLDRLLRDRARADPDRTALVDAAGDRWTYAELDRRADRTAAGLRGIGIAAGDRVIVQLPNTDAFVVLFFALLRAGAVPVLTLPAHRESEITHVAKVSGAVAYAVPDVLDGFDHRALARAVRAAVPSIAHVLVAGDAAEFTALADLDAEPRPLPAPDPGDVALLLLSGGTTGKPKLIPRTHDDYTYNARASAEICGFDQDTVYLVVLPTAHNFALACPGLLGTLLVGGTVVLSPTPSPEDAFALIEREKVTATAVVPPIALLWLEAVEWEEADLSSLALLQVGGSKLGAEPAARVAPALGCTLQQVFGMAEGLLNYTRLDDTADLVTGTQGRPLSPDDEIRVVDEDGHDVPPGERGELLTRGPYTLRGYYRAPGHNARTFSDDGFYRTGDLVRVLPSGHLVVEGRVKDQINRGGDKISAEELENHLLAHPAVHDAAVIGMPDATMGERTCAYLVPRGQQPPTQRELAGFLTARGVAGYKLPDRVEVVEVFPRTSVGKTDKKELGRRIAERLRTEDGGVN comes from the coding sequence ATGCTCGACGGGTGGGTTCCCTGGCCGGAGCCGTTCGCGCGGCGCTATCGCGACGCCGGGTACTGGGAGGGCCGGCCACTGGACCGGCTGCTGCGGGACCGGGCGCGGGCCGACCCGGACAGGACCGCGCTCGTCGACGCCGCGGGCGACCGCTGGACGTACGCCGAACTCGACCGGCGCGCGGACCGCACGGCCGCCGGACTGCGCGGGATCGGCATCGCGGCCGGCGACCGCGTCATCGTCCAACTCCCCAACACCGACGCCTTCGTGGTGCTGTTCTTCGCGCTGCTGCGGGCCGGCGCGGTACCGGTGCTGACGCTGCCCGCGCACCGCGAGAGCGAGATCACGCACGTCGCGAAGGTGTCCGGGGCCGTCGCCTACGCCGTCCCCGACGTCCTCGACGGCTTCGACCACCGCGCCCTCGCCCGCGCCGTCCGCGCCGCGGTGCCGTCGATCGCGCACGTCCTGGTGGCCGGTGACGCGGCCGAGTTCACCGCGCTCGCCGACCTCGACGCCGAGCCGCGGCCCCTGCCCGCACCCGACCCGGGTGACGTGGCGCTGCTCCTGCTGTCGGGCGGCACCACGGGCAAGCCGAAGCTGATCCCGCGCACCCACGACGACTACACCTACAACGCCCGCGCCAGCGCCGAGATCTGCGGCTTCGACCAGGACACCGTCTATCTGGTGGTGCTGCCGACCGCGCACAACTTCGCCCTCGCCTGCCCGGGGCTGCTCGGCACCCTGCTGGTCGGCGGCACGGTGGTCCTCTCCCCCACCCCGAGCCCCGAGGACGCCTTCGCGCTGATCGAGCGCGAGAAGGTCACCGCGACCGCCGTGGTCCCGCCGATCGCCCTGCTCTGGCTGGAGGCGGTGGAGTGGGAGGAGGCCGACCTGTCCTCGCTCGCCCTGCTCCAGGTCGGCGGCTCCAAACTGGGCGCGGAACCGGCCGCCCGCGTCGCACCCGCCCTCGGCTGCACCCTCCAGCAGGTCTTCGGCATGGCCGAGGGACTCCTCAACTACACCCGCCTGGACGACACCGCCGACCTCGTCACCGGCACCCAGGGCCGGCCGCTCAGCCCCGACGACGAGATCCGGGTCGTCGACGAGGACGGCCACGACGTGCCACCGGGCGAGCGGGGCGAACTGCTCACCCGCGGCCCCTACACCCTGCGCGGCTACTACCGGGCACCCGGCCACAACGCCCGCACCTTCAGCGACGACGGCTTCTACCGCACCGGCGACCTGGTGCGCGTGCTGCCCTCCGGGCACCTGGTCGTCGAGGGCCGGGTCAAGGACCAGATCAACCGGGGCGGCGACAAGATCTCCGCCGAGGAGCTGGAGAACCACCTCCTCGCCCACCCCGCCGTGCACGACGCGGCCGTCATCGGCATGCCCGACGCGACGATGGGCGAACGCACCTGCGCCTACCTCGTGCCGCGCGGCCAGCAGCCGCCCACCCAGCGCGAGTTGGCCGGATTCCTCACCGCACGCGGGGTCGCCGGGTACAAACTCCCCGACCGGGTCGAGGTGGTGGAGGTGTTCCCCCGCACCTCGGTCGGCAAGACGGACAAGAAGGAGCTCGGCCGCAGGATCGCCGAGCGGCTGCGCACGGAGGACGGCGGTGTCAACTAA
- a CDS encoding FecCD family ABC transporter permease — MIAPAGVSSRTHVVRSPSRRLSLRVDLRTLTVCLVVLAATVAIGVLALGTGEFTVSPADVVRTLLGNGSARTDFVVNQLRLPRLLTGILVGAALGVSGALFQSLSRNPLGSPDIVGFTYGSATGGLLVVLVLGGTGGQIAFGAVGGGLATAFLVYVLAWRHGVHGYRLVLVGIGVSALLQGVNAYLLAKARFTQAAQAMVWLNGSLNGRDWGDVRPAAVGLVVVLPLVVLAAGRLRVLEMGDDVAGGLGVSVQRTRLVILVLATAACAVATAAAGPVPFVALIAPQLARRLTRAPGPNLAAATCAGALLVVTADFVSQRVPGTAQLPVGVVTAVVGGVYLGLLLRGQRRAGRV; from the coding sequence ATGATCGCCCCGGCGGGTGTGTCCTCCCGCACCCATGTGGTGCGCAGCCCCTCGCGGCGGCTGTCGCTGCGGGTGGACCTCCGGACGCTGACGGTCTGTCTCGTGGTCCTCGCGGCCACCGTCGCCATCGGCGTACTCGCCCTGGGCACCGGGGAGTTCACCGTCTCCCCGGCCGACGTGGTGCGCACCCTGCTCGGCAACGGCAGCGCACGCACCGACTTCGTCGTCAACCAGCTGCGGCTGCCCAGGCTGCTCACCGGCATCCTGGTCGGTGCCGCGCTCGGGGTGAGCGGGGCCCTCTTCCAGAGCCTGTCGCGCAATCCGCTGGGCAGCCCCGACATCGTCGGCTTCACCTACGGCTCCGCCACCGGCGGCCTGTTGGTGGTGCTGGTCCTCGGCGGCACCGGCGGGCAGATCGCCTTCGGCGCGGTCGGCGGCGGACTGGCCACCGCGTTCCTGGTGTACGTGCTGGCGTGGCGGCACGGCGTCCACGGCTACCGGCTGGTGCTGGTCGGCATCGGGGTCAGCGCCCTGCTCCAGGGCGTCAACGCCTACCTGCTCGCCAAGGCCCGCTTCACGCAGGCCGCGCAGGCGATGGTCTGGCTCAACGGCAGCCTGAACGGCCGCGACTGGGGCGACGTCCGCCCGGCCGCCGTCGGGCTCGTGGTGGTGCTGCCGCTGGTGGTGCTGGCCGCGGGCCGGCTGCGCGTCCTGGAGATGGGCGACGACGTGGCGGGCGGGCTCGGGGTGTCCGTGCAGCGCACCCGCCTGGTGATCCTCGTCCTGGCGACGGCCGCGTGCGCGGTGGCGACGGCCGCGGCGGGCCCGGTGCCGTTCGTGGCGCTGATCGCGCCGCAACTGGCCCGCCGTCTCACCCGCGCGCCCGGACCCAACCTCGCGGCGGCGACCTGCGCCGGCGCCCTGCTGGTGGTCACCGCCGACTTCGTCTCCCAACGCGTCCCCGGCACGGCCCAGTTGCCGGTGGGGGTGGTGACGGCGGTGGTCGGCGGCGTCTACCTGGGGCTGCTGCTGCGCGGACAGCGCCGGGCGGGCCGGGTCTGA
- the entS gene encoding enterobactin transporter EntS, translating to MRLGEVVVDVTPLRSGRDFRLVFATQAISMLGTHLTSVAASLQIYELTGSSVQVGLMSAVLGMSLLVGLVTGGLLADRVDRRRVVLVTRSVTAVVVTGLAVNAALPDPKEWFVFVAAVLAGGTSGLGGPAMMAATPTLVAPGQLAAAGALLTLTAQLGGMVGPSLAGVIAAGPGLAWCFAIDAAIYVVGLALLAPLPKMPPAAGTEGQHPLKAMAEGLRFLRGNQVVAGLLLIDVCAVVFAMPYALFPELGTEHFGGGPSTVGLLYTAPAVGSFFGALTSGWTGRVHHTGRALIGAVAVWGVAITCFGLSPSLWLALAFLALAGLGDTASEILRRALLQHYTPDRLQGRVGSLWLAQATAGPSVGNLEAGLVARALGSSAGAVVLGGAVCLAGVATVALAVPGLRRATLHGPSDRQQDADAPARPSKTAD from the coding sequence ATGCGGCTGGGAGAAGTGGTCGTCGATGTCACCCCGCTCAGGTCGGGCAGGGACTTCCGGCTGGTCTTCGCCACCCAGGCGATCTCCATGCTGGGCACCCATCTCACCTCGGTGGCGGCGAGCCTCCAGATCTACGAACTGACCGGATCGTCCGTCCAGGTCGGCCTGATGAGCGCGGTGCTCGGGATGTCCCTGCTGGTCGGCCTGGTCACCGGCGGGCTGCTCGCCGACCGGGTCGACCGGCGCCGGGTCGTGCTCGTCACCCGGTCGGTGACCGCGGTGGTGGTCACCGGGCTCGCGGTGAACGCGGCCCTGCCTGACCCGAAGGAGTGGTTCGTGTTCGTGGCGGCCGTCCTCGCGGGCGGCACCAGCGGGCTCGGCGGCCCGGCGATGATGGCCGCCACCCCCACCCTGGTGGCCCCGGGCCAGCTCGCCGCCGCGGGCGCGCTGCTCACCCTGACCGCGCAGCTCGGCGGCATGGTGGGTCCCTCGCTCGCCGGGGTGATCGCGGCGGGGCCCGGACTCGCCTGGTGCTTCGCGATCGACGCGGCCATCTACGTCGTCGGGCTCGCCCTCCTCGCGCCGCTGCCCAAGATGCCCCCGGCGGCGGGCACCGAGGGGCAGCATCCGCTGAAGGCGATGGCGGAGGGGCTGCGGTTCCTGCGCGGCAACCAGGTGGTCGCGGGACTGCTGCTGATCGACGTGTGCGCGGTGGTCTTCGCGATGCCGTACGCCCTCTTCCCCGAACTGGGCACCGAACACTTCGGCGGCGGTCCCTCCACCGTCGGGCTGCTCTACACCGCGCCCGCCGTCGGCTCCTTCTTCGGCGCGCTGACCAGCGGCTGGACCGGCCGCGTGCACCACACCGGGCGGGCCCTGATCGGCGCGGTCGCGGTCTGGGGCGTGGCCATCACCTGCTTCGGCCTCAGCCCGAGCCTCTGGCTCGCCCTCGCCTTCCTCGCCCTGGCGGGGCTCGGTGACACGGCGTCGGAGATCCTGCGCCGCGCGCTGCTCCAGCACTACACGCCGGACCGGCTCCAGGGCCGGGTCGGCAGCCTCTGGCTCGCCCAGGCCACCGCCGGACCCTCCGTCGGCAACCTGGAGGCGGGCCTGGTCGCCCGCGCCCTCGGCTCCTCGGCCGGTGCCGTGGTGCTCGGCGGCGCGGTCTGTCTGGCCGGGGTCGCGACGGTCGCGCTCGCCGTGCCGGGACTGCGCAGGGCCACCCTGCACGGGCCCTCGGACCGGCAGCAGGACGCCGACGCGCCCGCGCGGCCCTCGAAGACCGCCGACTGA
- a CDS encoding alpha/beta fold hydrolase has product MPQTSDADRTHRLVPSPAGRTHLVEQGEGPLVLLVHGFPESWYSWRRQLPALAAAGYRAAALDVRGYGRSSKPGAVDAYGLRDLVADNVAVVEALGESSAVIVGHDWGATIAATSALLRPDVFRAVGLLSVPYTPPGGPKPSEVFAAMGGPEEFYVSYFQQPGRAEAEIEPDVRGWLGGFYAALSADTMPEPGAPDPHFVTRGGTLRERFPEGRLPHWLTEAELDVYAAEFERSGVTGALNRYRNMDRDWADLADHHGAPVHQPSLFLGGSRDASTTWLADAIEAYPRTLPGLTASHLLDGCGHWLQQERPDETNRHLIDWLRSLDA; this is encoded by the coding sequence ATGCCGCAGACATCCGACGCCGACCGCACGCACCGCCTGGTGCCCTCGCCGGCCGGCCGCACCCACCTGGTGGAGCAGGGCGAGGGGCCGCTCGTGCTGCTCGTGCACGGGTTCCCTGAGTCCTGGTACTCCTGGCGCCGCCAGCTGCCCGCGCTGGCCGCCGCCGGCTACCGCGCGGCGGCCCTCGACGTACGTGGCTACGGGCGCTCCTCCAAGCCCGGTGCGGTGGACGCGTACGGGCTGCGCGACCTGGTCGCCGACAACGTCGCCGTCGTGGAGGCCCTCGGTGAGTCGTCCGCCGTGATCGTCGGCCACGACTGGGGCGCGACCATCGCCGCGACCTCCGCGCTGCTGCGCCCCGACGTGTTCCGCGCCGTCGGCCTGCTGAGCGTCCCGTACACCCCGCCCGGCGGCCCGAAGCCGAGCGAGGTGTTCGCCGCGATGGGTGGCCCGGAGGAGTTCTACGTCTCCTACTTCCAGCAGCCCGGCCGCGCCGAGGCGGAGATCGAACCCGATGTACGGGGCTGGCTCGGCGGCTTCTACGCGGCGCTGTCCGCCGACACCATGCCCGAACCCGGCGCCCCCGACCCGCACTTCGTGACCCGGGGCGGCACGCTGCGTGAGAGGTTCCCCGAGGGGCGGCTGCCGCACTGGCTCACCGAGGCCGAACTCGACGTCTACGCGGCCGAGTTCGAACGCAGTGGAGTGACGGGCGCACTCAACCGCTACCGCAACATGGACCGGGACTGGGCCGACCTGGCCGACCACCACGGCGCCCCCGTCCACCAGCCGTCGCTGTTCCTCGGCGGCAGCCGCGACGCCTCCACCACCTGGCTCGCCGACGCGATCGAGGCGTACCCGAGGACCCTTCCCGGCCTCACCGCCTCGCACCTCCTGGACGGCTGCGGCCACTGGCTCCAGCAGGAGCGCCCCGACGAGACCAACCGCCACCTGATCGACTGGCTCCGCTCCCTCGACGCCTGA
- a CDS encoding alpha/beta fold hydrolase produces MPSALVNGIRLHYDVQGDGDPVVLVMGQGATGRAWHLHQVPALVAAGHRVVTFDNRGVPPTDECADGFTVDDLVADTAGLVARLGLGPCRFVGVSMGAYVVQELMLARPELVVQGVLLATRGRTDPLRAAVSAAERALYDSGVALPPGYAAWVRALENLSPATLDDEQRVQDWLELFTFAPSPTGPGIRAQLELRPPEGRLAAYRAITSPCLVIGFADDVTLPPRLSREVAEAIPGAVYREIEDCGHYGYLERPDEVNRMLLEFFHTTRQ; encoded by the coding sequence GTGCCGAGCGCGCTCGTCAACGGCATCCGGCTGCACTACGACGTCCAGGGCGACGGCGACCCCGTGGTCCTGGTGATGGGCCAGGGCGCCACCGGCCGGGCCTGGCACCTCCACCAGGTGCCGGCCCTGGTGGCGGCGGGACACCGGGTCGTCACCTTCGACAACCGGGGCGTCCCGCCCACCGACGAGTGCGCCGACGGGTTCACCGTCGACGACCTGGTCGCCGACACCGCCGGGCTCGTCGCGCGTCTCGGCCTCGGCCCGTGCCGGTTCGTCGGCGTCTCGATGGGCGCCTACGTCGTGCAGGAGTTGATGCTGGCGCGGCCCGAACTGGTCGTCCAGGGCGTCCTGCTGGCGACCCGCGGCCGCACCGACCCGTTGCGCGCCGCCGTCTCGGCCGCCGAACGCGCCCTGTACGACAGCGGGGTGGCGCTGCCGCCCGGCTACGCGGCGTGGGTGCGGGCGCTGGAGAACCTCTCCCCGGCCACGCTCGACGACGAACAGCGCGTCCAGGACTGGCTCGAACTGTTCACGTTCGCGCCGTCGCCCACCGGGCCCGGAATCCGGGCCCAGCTCGAACTGCGCCCGCCGGAAGGGCGGTTGGCCGCCTACCGGGCGATCACCTCGCCCTGTCTTGTGATCGGTTTCGCGGACGACGTCACGCTGCCGCCGCGGCTGTCCCGCGAGGTGGCCGAGGCGATCCCGGGCGCCGTCTACCGGGAGATCGAGGACTGCGGTCACTACGGCTACCTGGAACGCCCGGACGAAGTGAACCGGATGCTCCTGGAGTTCTTCCACACCACACGGCAGTGA
- a CDS encoding salicylate synthase, translated as MAARLAESGLFDQYVVYEREGDFRFAGGALGEVVVDRSGIRRRWLAEQTADPLGPHPLRQVGERLAETPAEGWSAYGWMAFEFSHLYTDRPDRAGDADLLHLVVPHTEVRFRQESAEVRSADQETLDAVLELLGKPVTPTPVDPRPIEVADPSGRYPGMVAAAVEEIRSGTGLQKVILSRSVPVPFPVDFVATYVHGRTHNTPARSFLLDLAGRRVAGFSPETVAEVSADGRVVTQPLAGTRARGFGGAEDERLRAELLADPKEISEHVLSVKLAEEEMAAVCGPGTVSVRDLLSVRQRGSVQHLGSSVHGLLADGATAWDVLRAVFPAVTASGIPKLPAYDCITRLEEGHRGIYSGAVLQVDGDGALDAALVLRSVFEEDGRAWLRAGAGILAGSTPARELEETCEKLRSVAPYVVPAQPEPPATPSGRA; from the coding sequence TTGGCCGCGAGACTGGCGGAGTCGGGATTGTTCGACCAGTACGTCGTCTACGAACGAGAGGGCGACTTCCGCTTCGCCGGAGGAGCGCTGGGCGAGGTCGTCGTCGACCGCTCCGGCATCCGGCGCAGATGGCTCGCCGAACAGACCGCGGACCCGCTCGGGCCGCACCCACTGCGCCAGGTCGGGGAGCGGCTCGCCGAGACGCCCGCCGAGGGCTGGAGCGCCTACGGCTGGATGGCCTTCGAGTTCTCCCACCTCTACACCGACCGTCCCGACCGCGCGGGCGACGCCGATCTGCTCCATCTCGTCGTCCCGCACACCGAGGTGAGGTTCCGTCAGGAGAGCGCCGAGGTCCGCAGCGCCGACCAGGAGACCCTGGACGCGGTGCTGGAACTGCTCGGCAAACCCGTCACCCCCACCCCCGTCGACCCCCGGCCGATCGAGGTCGCCGACCCCTCCGGGCGCTACCCGGGGATGGTGGCCGCCGCCGTCGAGGAGATCAGGTCGGGCACCGGCCTGCAGAAGGTCATCCTCTCCCGCTCCGTCCCGGTGCCCTTCCCCGTCGACTTCGTCGCCACCTATGTTCACGGCCGCACCCACAACACCCCCGCCCGCTCCTTCCTGTTGGACCTCGCCGGCCGACGGGTCGCCGGGTTCAGCCCCGAGACCGTCGCCGAGGTGAGCGCGGACGGCCGGGTCGTCACCCAGCCGCTCGCCGGAACGCGCGCCCGCGGCTTCGGCGGCGCCGAGGACGAGCGGCTGCGCGCCGAACTCCTCGCCGATCCCAAGGAGATCTCCGAACACGTGCTGTCCGTGAAACTCGCCGAGGAGGAGATGGCGGCCGTCTGCGGACCGGGCACCGTCTCGGTGCGCGACCTGCTCAGCGTGCGCCAGCGCGGCAGCGTGCAGCACCTGGGCTCCAGCGTGCACGGCCTGCTGGCCGACGGCGCCACCGCCTGGGACGTGCTGCGCGCGGTCTTCCCCGCGGTCACCGCCTCCGGCATCCCCAAACTCCCCGCCTACGACTGCATCACCCGGCTGGAGGAAGGACACCGCGGCATCTACAGCGGCGCCGTCCTCCAGGTGGACGGCGACGGCGCGCTGGACGCGGCCCTGGTGCTGCGCAGCGTCTTCGAGGAGGACGGCAGGGCCTGGCTGCGCGCGGGCGCCGGCATCCTCGCGGGATCCACCCCGGCCCGGGAACTGGAGGAGACCTGCGAGAAACTGCGCAGCGTCGCCCCCTACGTGGTCCCCGCGCAGCCGGAGCCGCCCGCCACGCCGTCCGGCCGGGCCTAG
- a CDS encoding GNAT family N-acetyltransferase — protein MDVTIHRFDELSDALRDAWHRAMDESPEYANPFLAPEFASGVARHRAGARFAVLRADGEPVGFLPYERNALGVGRAIGLGLSDCQALVHRPGVTWDARELLRACGLSLFEFDHLVEEQRPFAPQVTGRFASPVVDLKPDESGYPQWLRGAYPGLAKTTLKKERRLGRDIGAFRFVFDERDPRMLRTLMRWKSAQYRRTGRMDRFARPWIVDLVDDLFEVREEHFTGVLSVLYAGDRPVAAHFGPRSRTVLAAWFTAYDPELHYYSPGLMMHLRTAEAAGRHGVTTMDLGRGDKEYKDWLKTRELRVGEGFVSRPHPVSAAHRLWRGPVRGLRNTVNAHPALREPADRLLKTVGTLRTSHPLTPGGADHGTP, from the coding sequence GTGGACGTGACGATCCACCGATTCGACGAACTGAGCGACGCGTTACGGGACGCGTGGCACCGGGCGATGGACGAGTCGCCCGAGTACGCCAACCCCTTTCTGGCACCGGAGTTCGCGAGCGGGGTCGCACGGCACCGCGCCGGCGCCCGGTTCGCCGTGCTGCGCGCGGACGGCGAACCGGTCGGGTTCCTGCCCTACGAGCGGAACGCGTTGGGGGTCGGCCGGGCCATCGGGCTCGGCCTGTCGGACTGCCAGGCCCTGGTGCACCGGCCGGGCGTCACCTGGGACGCGCGGGAACTGCTGCGCGCCTGCGGGCTCTCGCTGTTCGAGTTCGACCATCTCGTCGAGGAGCAGAGACCGTTCGCGCCTCAGGTGACGGGACGGTTCGCCTCCCCGGTCGTCGACCTCAAGCCGGACGAGAGCGGATACCCGCAGTGGCTGCGCGGCGCCTACCCGGGGCTCGCCAAGACGACGCTGAAGAAGGAGCGCAGGCTCGGGCGCGACATCGGCGCGTTCCGGTTCGTCTTCGACGAGCGGGACCCGCGGATGCTGCGCACCCTGATGCGCTGGAAGTCCGCCCAGTACCGCAGGACGGGCCGGATGGACCGGTTCGCCAGGCCCTGGATAGTCGACCTGGTCGACGACCTCTTCGAGGTCCGCGAGGAGCACTTCACCGGCGTCCTGTCCGTGCTCTACGCGGGCGACCGGCCGGTCGCCGCGCACTTCGGGCCCCGCTCGCGCACCGTCCTCGCGGCCTGGTTCACCGCGTACGACCCGGAGCTGCACTACTACTCGCCGGGCCTGATGATGCATCTGCGGACCGCCGAGGCGGCCGGCCGGCACGGGGTGACGACGATGGACCTCGGGCGCGGCGACAAGGAGTACAAGGACTGGCTCAAGACCCGTGAGCTGCGGGTCGGCGAGGGGTTCGTGAGCCGCCCGCACCCCGTCTCCGCCGCGCACCGGCTGTGGCGCGGACCGGTGCGCGGCCTGCGCAACACGGTCAACGCCCACCCGGCGCTCCGCGAACCCGCCGACCGCCTGCTGAAGACCGTCGGCACCCTGCGCACCTCCCACCCCCTCACCCCCGGGGGAGCGGACCACGGGACGCCCTGA
- a CDS encoding FecCD family ABC transporter permease, whose product MSTKVATAAHDGDETDRGASRRTSTRTLAVLGALLLLGVAVALSLAVGSRSLALPTVLHALLHDDGSTAGSVIWDVRVPRTLAGIAAGAALGVAGALIQALTRNPLADPGLLGVNAGAATGVVLSLTVLGVSSLWASVWFAMAGAVIAGLLAYSLASGGRGGATPERLALGGAVIAAVFTGVSQTLMLLDAQVLDQLRFWSVGSLARADGDTLTTVGPFIGAGLLLALALVRPLNALALGDDAARALGADLNRTRVLGLLAVTTLCGAATSAVGPLVFVGLAVPHMARMIAGADQRWTLPLSLLLAPSLLLFADVLGRVVVRPDELDAGVVTAVVGAPVFIALVRHRRVVSS is encoded by the coding sequence GTGTCAACTAAGGTCGCCACGGCGGCTCATGACGGGGACGAGACGGACCGGGGTGCGAGCCGCCGGACCTCGACCAGGACCCTCGCGGTGCTCGGCGCGCTGCTCCTGCTGGGCGTGGCCGTCGCGTTGAGCCTGGCCGTCGGCTCCCGTTCGCTCGCCCTGCCGACGGTGCTGCACGCCCTGCTGCACGACGACGGCTCGACGGCGGGTTCGGTGATCTGGGACGTCCGGGTGCCCCGCACCCTCGCCGGGATCGCCGCGGGCGCCGCCCTCGGCGTCGCCGGCGCCCTCATCCAGGCCCTCACCCGCAACCCGCTGGCCGACCCGGGGCTGCTCGGCGTCAACGCCGGCGCGGCCACCGGCGTCGTCCTGTCCCTGACCGTGCTGGGCGTCTCCAGCCTCTGGGCGTCGGTGTGGTTCGCGATGGCGGGCGCGGTGATCGCGGGACTCCTCGCCTACTCGCTCGCCTCCGGCGGACGCGGCGGCGCCACCCCCGAACGGCTCGCGCTGGGCGGCGCGGTGATCGCCGCCGTCTTCACCGGCGTCAGCCAGACCCTGATGCTGCTCGACGCCCAGGTCCTCGACCAACTGCGGTTCTGGAGCGTCGGATCGCTGGCCCGCGCCGACGGCGACACCCTCACCACCGTCGGCCCGTTCATCGGCGCCGGGCTGCTGCTGGCGCTCGCGCTGGTCCGCCCGCTCAACGCGCTCGCCCTCGGCGACGACGCCGCCCGCGCCCTCGGCGCCGACCTGAACCGCACCCGCGTCCTCGGGCTGCTCGCCGTCACGACGCTGTGCGGCGCGGCCACTTCGGCGGTCGGCCCGCTGGTCTTCGTCGGCCTCGCGGTGCCGCACATGGCCCGCATGATCGCCGGCGCCGACCAGCGCTGGACCCTGCCGCTCTCCCTGCTGCTCGCCCCCTCGCTGCTGCTGTTCGCCGACGTCCTCGGCCGGGTCGTGGTGCGCCCCGACGAACTCGACGCGGGAGTGGTGACGGCGGTCGTCGGCGCCCCCGTCTTCATCGCCCTGGTCCGCCACCGCCGGGTGGTGTCCTCATGA
- the panD gene encoding aspartate 1-decarboxylase: MQRTLLNGKIHRATVTQADLHYVGSLTIDQDLMDAADIVEGERVQVVDIDNGARLTTYAITGERGSGVIGVNGAAAHLVHPGHLVIVMSFAALDEDERAAHRPRVVHVDKANRVVALGTDPAEPAPGEPDQRSGAVTRTAPATSPHQERN; this comes from the coding sequence GTGCAGCGCACCCTGCTCAACGGCAAGATCCACCGGGCCACCGTGACCCAGGCCGACCTGCACTACGTCGGGTCCCTGACCATCGACCAGGACCTCATGGACGCCGCCGACATCGTCGAGGGCGAGCGGGTCCAGGTCGTCGACATCGACAACGGCGCCCGGCTCACCACCTACGCCATCACCGGCGAACGCGGCAGCGGCGTCATCGGCGTCAACGGCGCCGCCGCCCACCTCGTCCACCCGGGACACCTCGTCATCGTCATGTCCTTCGCCGCCCTCGACGAGGACGAACGGGCCGCCCACCGGCCCCGGGTCGTGCACGTCGACAAGGCCAACCGGGTCGTCGCCCTCGGCACCGACCCGGCCGAACCCGCGCCGGGCGAGCCCGACCAGCGCTCCGGAGCCGTCACCCGGACCGCACCCGCCACTTCGCCGCACCAGGAGAGGAACTGA